One window of the Thamnophis elegans isolate rThaEle1 chromosome 6, rThaEle1.pri, whole genome shotgun sequence genome contains the following:
- the LOC116509862 gene encoding leucine-rich repeat-containing protein 51-like isoform X1, producing MRISGRGPLCFASTAGKACVHWNYTKASLQAPPLDFSFRGISFMQDLLTEEPRPGLRAIRRLEGGRLLTQAIRLNNNTLNDLKDFPDIMEKLLEYPLDIYWIDLSFNDLPSIDPVLTTYYNLRNLNLHGNSIQSLSEVDKLAVLPHLRSLTLHGNPIEEEKGYRSYVLSTLPQLKSFDFSGVTKLDRSTAAVWRRMNIKPKVVRKKRDRY from the exons ATGCGAATCTCTGGCCGTGGGCCGTTGTGTTTTGCCAGCACAGCTGGGAAGGCGTGTGTGCACTGGAATTACACCAAGGCCTCCCTCCAGGCGCCGCCGCTGGACTTCTCCTTCCGAGGCATCAGCTTCATGCAAG acctgCTGACGGAGGAGCCCCGTCCTGGGCTCAGGGCCATCCGGCGCTTGGAGGGAGGCCGCCTGCTGACTCAGGCCATCCGGCTGAACAACAACACCCTGAATGATTTGAAGGATTTCCCAGACATTATGGAGAAGCTGTTGGAGTATCCGCTGGACATCTACTGGATCGACCTCTCCTTCAACGACCTGCCCAGCATCGACCCG GTGCTGACCACCTACTACAACCTCCGGAACCTGAACCTCCATGGCAACAGCATCCAGAGCCTCTCCGAAGTGGACAAGCTGGCCGTCTTGCCTCACCTGCGCAGCCTCACCCTGCATGGAAACCCCATTGAGGAGGAAAAGGGCTACAG GAGCTACGTCCTGTCCACTTTGCCCCAGCTGAAGTCCTTCGATTTCAGCGGCGTCACCAAACTGGACCGCAGCACCGCAGCCGTCTGGAGACGCATGAACATCAAGCCCAAGGTCGTCCGGAAGAAACGGGATCGATACTGA
- the LOC116509862 gene encoding leucine-rich repeat-containing protein 51-like isoform X2, which translates to MQDLLTEEPRPGLRAIRRLEGGRLLTQAIRLNNNTLNDLKDFPDIMEKLLEYPLDIYWIDLSFNDLPSIDPVLTTYYNLRNLNLHGNSIQSLSEVDKLAVLPHLRSLTLHGNPIEEEKGYRSYVLSTLPQLKSFDFSGVTKLDRSTAAVWRRMNIKPKVVRKKRDRY; encoded by the exons ATGCAAG acctgCTGACGGAGGAGCCCCGTCCTGGGCTCAGGGCCATCCGGCGCTTGGAGGGAGGCCGCCTGCTGACTCAGGCCATCCGGCTGAACAACAACACCCTGAATGATTTGAAGGATTTCCCAGACATTATGGAGAAGCTGTTGGAGTATCCGCTGGACATCTACTGGATCGACCTCTCCTTCAACGACCTGCCCAGCATCGACCCG GTGCTGACCACCTACTACAACCTCCGGAACCTGAACCTCCATGGCAACAGCATCCAGAGCCTCTCCGAAGTGGACAAGCTGGCCGTCTTGCCTCACCTGCGCAGCCTCACCCTGCATGGAAACCCCATTGAGGAGGAAAAGGGCTACAG GAGCTACGTCCTGTCCACTTTGCCCCAGCTGAAGTCCTTCGATTTCAGCGGCGTCACCAAACTGGACCGCAGCACCGCAGCCGTCTGGAGACGCATGAACATCAAGCCCAAGGTCGTCCGGAAGAAACGGGATCGATACTGA
- the LAMTOR1 gene encoding ragulator complex protein LAMTOR1, with translation MGCCYSSENEASDQGEESKPLLPPASSPPNKSMNGMESCCTLPSARTDEQALLSSILAKTAINIIDVSAADQQQMEQHEYMDRARQYSTRLAVLSSSLTHWKKLPLLPSLTNQPHQVLASDPVPSADLQQVSRIAAYAFSALSQIRVDAKEELVVQFGIP, from the exons ATGGGCTGCTGCTACAGCAGCGAGAACGAAGCCTCCGACCAG GGGGAGGAGTCAAAGCCCCTGTTGCCCCCAGCCTCCAGCCCACCCAACAAGTCCATGAATGGGATGGAATCGTGCTGCACTCTGCCTTCCGCCCGGACGGACGAGCAGGCCCTGCTCTCCTCCATCCTGGCTAAGACAGCCAT caACATCATTGATGTTTCAGCCGCAGATCAGCAGCAGATGGAGCAGCACGAGTACATGGACCGAGCACGGCAGTACAG cacccggCTGGCCGTGCTGAGCAGCAGCCTGACACACTGGAAGAAGCTCCCTCTGCTGCCCTCGCTGACCAACCAGCCGCACCAAGTCCTGGCCAGCGACCCCGTGCCCTCCGCAGATTTGCAACAG GTCTCCCGGATAGCTGCCTACGCCTTCAGTGCCCTCTCCCAGATCCGCGTGGATGCGAAAGAAGAACTGGTGGTGCAGTTTGGGATCCCCTGA